The DNA region ACTTCCACCAGTTTCCATCCTCAAACCCCTAAAAGGCCTTGACGATAATTTGTTCGACAATCTTGCGAGCTTCTGCACGCAGGAGTATCCCGAATACGAAATTATATTCTCCCTTCAGGACCACAATGACCCCGCTTATAAAGTAGTTAGAAAAATAAAGGATAAGTATCCTGATAAAGACATCAATATCATAGTTGAAAGGTGTAATGATGGGCTCAATCCAAAGGTTAATAACCTTATACCTGCTTATAAGGCTTCGAAATACGAATTAATTCTCATAAGCGATAGCAATGTCATGGTTGGAAAGAATTACTTAAAGGATACCGTCACGTATATGGAAGAAGACCCTGGTGTTGGTCTTGTAAGCAATATGATAAGAGGCGTTGGAGGACGCACTATCGGCTCTGTATTAGAAAATCTCCACCTTAATTCATTTATCACGGGCAGCGTCTGCTTCCTTGATAAATTTTTAAAGATGCCATGTGTTGTAGGAAAATCCATGCTGATGAAGAAAGGCGATCTCGAGGCTATTGGTGGATTCAGGTCTGTAAAGGATGTTCTTGCAGAAGATTATATCATCGGAAAGAAGATTCATAAGAGGGGGAAGAAGGTCATACTGTCAAACCACATGATAAATAATGTGAATGAATACTGGAGCATTAAAAAATTCCTGAACAGACATATAAGGTGGGGAAAGCTCAGATGGAAAATCGGTGGTTTTAAATATATTTCAGAACTAATCAGCAATCCTGTATTCATATCCTGCCTTCCGATATTTATGTGGGAGGCATCAAGGATAACCATATCCTTTGCGTTACTTGTTAGTTTTATCAAGGTTCTTGGCGATTACTACATTGGCAAAAAAATAGGGTCAAGGGTCAGGGGTCAAGGGTCAACGGATAGAGGAAAAGAAAAAAATCTTGACCCTAAACCCTTGACCCTTGACCCTCTGTATTATCTTTTATCACCCGTCAAAGACATAATTATCGGGCTTATCTGGTTTGTGCCATTATTTAGCAACACGGTTGTCTGGAGGGGGAACAGATATATCATCGGCAGGGATTCGATACTCTCGCTCTATCCGGAAACCGGTCTATGGTCATGGAGATACAGGCTTGCGGATGCGATAAAGGCAAGGCTCGTGTGAATACAGACAGTTGAGACATGGCAGATGATTCTAAAAATTTAACCTCCCGTTAATAATCCCGTAACATCCAGTCCTTTATAATCACCACGTGCGATTGTTCAAAAAAGTTGTAGACATAATCATCAAGCTGATGATACCTCTTGTAATCCTTGCCCTTATGATGGGAATTGCGAGGATATTCCTTGATCTAAAAGTGGTTTTTGAAAGTCCAACAATAGCCATGCACTGGAGATGACACAGAAATTTCATTCTGCCTTAATAATCCTGTAACAGAAAATCTTTATTCTAATCAAGAAGGCTAAAAAGCCGTGAATACGGAGGGAATTATGTATCAAAGAAGCAATGTAATCTGTCCACATCTGATAGGAAGCCCTGATGGGGCAACATGCAGCATCGCCAACGAGTTCATAAGAAATATGGAAGATGCCGATATAAGGCTATGCATGAACAGGCGCTATGAAGCATGTTCCATATACAAATCTTCACTGATAAAGATGGCTGCAAAATCGTTCTTATCTGATGCTGTACCGGAGGCGGGTCAATAATTGTAACATAAATTTAACAATGCCTTAATAAAGGTTTAATAATCATCTGTTTAAATATGAGCATGGAAGCGATACTTACAGAGGGACAGGAGGTCAGATGCGCCTCCTGCAATAATCGGGAAAGGAGATGAAGATGAACAGCATTGTTGATATTGCATTATCAATGCAGCTCAGAAACGCGTATGAATCACGGTGTCCCTATTGCGACAGATCTGATATGTGCAATGCCTCTATTTGTTTTCTGCTGCCAACAGCAAATGAAAGGGCAACTTATTGTGACACTGAAAACTATGACAATTGCCCGATATTCCTGTCAAAGGTCTTAAGGAGGAGGTAGAAATGGTATGTCTTGATTATCTGGCCCAGGATCTGAGGTGCCTGAGAGGTATCCCTGTTACTCCACGATTCAGCAAGTTCTTCTGCGAGGCAAGACCTGAAAAGTGTCCATTAATTGTGAGGGAGAAGACGATATCGAAAGACATAGGTGCGAGAAGAGCAAAACCTTTTAAAAACATATGGAGGAGGCCATGAGATGTCCCTATCTTGAAAAATGGGTTGTATCCGTCTGTAAAGCTGTGAATAATACGTATGTCCCGAGTAATTTTGAACTTGAGGAATACTGTAAGACCAAGAGCCATAAGAAATGCCCTTTCTTTTTAAGGAATACAGATGTGAAAAGTGAAGTGGATGGCCTGATTTCGGCATGAGAATAGTGTGCCTATCTTACTTCAAAATTTAACATTTCCTTAATATCTCTGTAACAATACTCTGTTATCCTTCGAAAGAATGTTAGTGATAAAGGGGGTGAGAAAATAAGAAGTGGGAATGGAGAAGTAAAAAAACTAAAAACTAAAAACTAAAAACAAAGAAGGAGGTTAAGAAATGTTCAAAAAGATTTTTGTGGGCATGATTGCCCTCATAGTTATGGTGATGGCTACCTCAGTCCAAGTAATGGCTGCAGAAAAGATTGTAAAGATTGACGGTTCAAGCACGGTCTATCCAATCACCGAGGCTGTTGCAGAGGAATTCCAGAAGGCTAAGAAGGCCGGTATTAAAGTGACTGTAGGTATTTCAGGAACAGGCGGGGGATTCAAAAAGTTCTGCAGGGGTGAGACAGATATATCTGATGCATCAAGACCTATACTTAAGAAAGAGATGGATGCATGTAAAGAGAAAGGCATCGAATACATTGAACTCCCTGTTGCCTATGATGGTCTTGCTGTTATGGTGAATCCGAAAAATACATGGGTTAAGTCCATGACCGTTGCTGACCTTAAAAAGATCTGGGAACCTGCAGCTCAGGGGAAAATTACAAAATGGAATCAGGTAAGAGCAGAATGGCCTAATGCCCCACTGAAACTATTCGGTCCAGGTGTGGACTCAGGTACCTTTGATTACTTTACCGAAGCGATTGTAGAAAAGGCAAAGTCATCAAGGGGGGACTATACTTCAAGCGAGGATGACAATGTCCTTGTCCAGGGAATAGCAGGAGACAAAAATGCCCTCGGCTACTTTGGTTTAGCATACTACGAAGAGAACAGGGACAAATTAAAGCTCGTCCCTGTAATCAATCCTAAAACAGGGAAAGAGGTGCTTCCATCCGAGAAGACTGTTATGGACGGCACATACCAGCCCCTTTCGAGGCCGATCTTTATCTATGTAAGCAAAAAGTCATTGGACAAACCAGAGGTGAAGGAGTTTGTAGAATTCTATCTAAAGAGTGCGTCAAGACTTGTAAAAGAGGTCAAATATGTCCCCCTCCCTGATAAGGCATATAAGCTCGCAGAGGAGAGATTCACAAAAAGAAAGACGGGAACCCTGTTTGGTGGAGAGGCAGAAGTAGGCGTTAAGATAGAGGATCTGCTTGCGAGAGAGGAAAAGAAATAACCTTTGTTAATGATTCAGAAGGGCGTGTAAACACACGCCCTTTTTTTATTCGATGAAGAACCCTGCGGCAATCAACAGGGCATCCAACCAAATTCAACCTTTTTCCTTAACCAAATCCTCCGGGATCCTGTCCAAACTTCTTCTTAAAAAAGAATTCACAACGTAACCCTTCAGTGAAGCGTGGAAAATAGCCTCTGGGACTGCCCTTATTTATAGACAAAGCGAAGCTGAGTCCCCTCGTACGGGGCAGGCTCCGAATAGGGACTGCCCCCAAAAACGAGGAAACCACCTTTCCCTGAAAGAGATCTTTTCTTGACACATGCATCTTTCATCTAATATACTTAGTTGAATAGTTGTTCATATATTGTAAAGAGATTGGAGAAGCTGTGAGAAGAAGTAAAGAAGAAGTCTGTGAAATAACCTGCATTGACAAAAAGAAGGTATCATCTGTCAAAAAGAAGATGAAGTCCGAGACTACAATGCAGAGGATTGCAGAGACCTTTAAAGTGCTTGGAGATGCCACGAGGACAAAAATAGTCTTTGCGCTGTCACTTCAGGAGCTTTGCGTATGCGACTTGGCAAACCTGTTGAATACAACTCGCTCTGCTGTTTCGCATCAGTTGAGGATATTGAGGAATATGAGGCTCGTGAAATACAGGAAAGAGGGGAAGATGGTCTTTTATTCCATTGACGATGAACATATCACCAATTTATTTAACGAATGTCTGAGGCATGTAGAGGAAGATGGCTAAACAGGACGTCATAAAAACACTCACCATTACGGTTAAAGGGCTCGACTGCGCCGCGTGCGCCGAAAAAATAGAGAAGGCTC from Nitrospirota bacterium includes:
- a CDS encoding glycosyltransferase, translated to MEIFYIFAGLTLLGLIAYGLQIWAVRSTLKEDKKLRGWEDENSSASHPLNFSTSQLPPVSILKPLKGLDDNLFDNLASFCTQEYPEYEIIFSLQDHNDPAYKVVRKIKDKYPDKDINIIVERCNDGLNPKVNNLIPAYKASKYELILISDSNVMVGKNYLKDTVTYMEEDPGVGLVSNMIRGVGGRTIGSVLENLHLNSFITGSVCFLDKFLKMPCVVGKSMLMKKGDLEAIGGFRSVKDVLAEDYIIGKKIHKRGKKVILSNHMINNVNEYWSIKKFLNRHIRWGKLRWKIGGFKYISELISNPVFISCLPIFMWEASRITISFALLVSFIKVLGDYYIGKKIGSRVRGQGSTDRGKEKNLDPKPLTLDPLYYLLSPVKDIIIGLIWFVPLFSNTVVWRGNRYIIGRDSILSLYPETGLWSWRYRLADAIKARLV
- a CDS encoding PstS family phosphate ABC transporter substrate-binding protein, producing MFKKIFVGMIALIVMVMATSVQVMAAEKIVKIDGSSTVYPITEAVAEEFQKAKKAGIKVTVGISGTGGGFKKFCRGETDISDASRPILKKEMDACKEKGIEYIELPVAYDGLAVMVNPKNTWVKSMTVADLKKIWEPAAQGKITKWNQVRAEWPNAPLKLFGPGVDSGTFDYFTEAIVEKAKSSRGDYTSSEDDNVLVQGIAGDKNALGYFGLAYYEENRDKLKLVPVINPKTGKEVLPSEKTVMDGTYQPLSRPIFIYVSKKSLDKPEVKEFVEFYLKSASRLVKEVKYVPLPDKAYKLAEERFTKRKTGTLFGGEAEVGVKIEDLLAREEKK
- a CDS encoding helix-turn-helix transcriptional regulator; protein product: MKSETTMQRIAETFKVLGDATRTKIVFALSLQELCVCDLANLLNTTRSAVSHQLRILRNMRLVKYRKEGKMVFYSIDDEHITNLFNECLRHVEEDG